One genomic window of Amphiura filiformis chromosome 3, Afil_fr2py, whole genome shotgun sequence includes the following:
- the LOC140148860 gene encoding transcription factor IIIB 50 kDa subunit-like, with protein sequence MPPTSCSSCGSSEIETVDFNGHSQVVCTSCGQVFEQGSFYENEDPTEGTFNYCPPSGPITAVHGSKIRTHLRAGNIDKNSQNLSITALNWVKYTERRARVLGLSSSLTKQATELFENAFNHPTFHRRTIIRKQALIGACLFVICRQNKWSILITNVASCVESTVSDVNAMFTLLVKEFNLEVPILMDMDQLVPSILNIHGIFDKAVHAKTISICSIATDTWLACGRHHEPVILVAAYLAQKSLGNAKLLFSEFLRGLKSRPSVIRLRLHELTNVILTLAKKIPWISKKHLNAKSVHFILDDVLENQKMLIAKCCEDDNGEQDSSSVNCLIPPSHKEAKVNATADNSDDNVSENSALHDLASSETLCELDIPESELHRYIRSPEEVAEIEKIKVELESEEEAGENDEDTVNETNPSVIGESASDIQISYQSTEAIQEVGAIEKQLDKQVKSPGRNLPNKHTTRKRSAPDKSKEQYNDDKDIERPPGGRPKKLARKGKSRRVPNINTARKRSAPEKSTEQYNDDKDIERPPGGRPKKLARKGNSRHVPNINTARKRSAPEKSKEQYNDDKDIESPPGGRPKKLARKGNSRHVPNINTARKRSAPEKSKEQYNDDKDIERPPGGRPKKLARKGKSRHVPNIHTARKRSAPEKSKEQCNDEKDIERPPGEGQRNLLGKGRVDMYQIFIPQENAVLLKKVKNITLMKN encoded by the coding sequence ATGCCGCCCACGTCGTGTTCATCATGCGGAAGCAGCGAGATTGAAACTGTCGACTTCAATGGGCACTCTCAAGTTGTTTGCACCAGCTGTGGGCAGGTGTTCGAACAGGGCAGTTTCTACGAAAATGAAGACCCAACCGAAGGCACCTTTAACTACTGCCCGCCTTCCGGACCAATAACTGCCGTTCATGGCAGCAAGATCAGGACTCATTTAAGAGCGGGTAATATTGACAAAAACAGCCAGAATCTCAGCATTACTGCGCTCAATTGGGTGAAATACACCGAAAGAAGAGCCCGCGTTCTTGGGTTATCTAGCAGTTTGACTAAACAAGCTACTGAACTGTTTGAAAATGCTTTTAATCATCCGACTTTTCATCGCAGGACAATCATCCGCAAGCAAGCCTTGATTGGGGCTTGCCTCTTTGTCATTTGTAGGCAGAACAAATGGTCCATACTGATAACAAATGTCGCATCATGTGTTGAGTCTACTGTTTCTGATGTCAATGCCATGTTTACCTTGTTAGTCAAAGAGTTCAACTTAGAAGTCCCTATTTTGATGGACATGGATCAACTTGTTCCAAGTATCCTAAATATTCACGGTATCTTCGATAAGGCGGTACATGCTAAAACCATCAGCATATGTAGTATAGCCACAGACACCTGGCTTGCCTGTGGAAGACATCATGAACCAGTCATATTAGTGGCAGCATATCTGGCTCAGAAATCCTTGGGTAATGCAAAGCTGCTCTTTAGTGAATTTTTGAGAGGATTGAAAAGTAGACCAAGTGTAATACGCCTTAGACTTCATGAACTTACTAATGTGATTCTGACGTTGGCTAAAAAGATACCGTGGATATCAAAGAAACATCTTAACGCAAAAAGTGTACATTTTATATTGGATGATGTTCTGGAAAATCAAAAAATGCTGATAGCGAAGTGTTGTGAAGATGACAATGGTGAACAGGATAGTAGTTCAGTGAATTGTTTAATACCGCCATCACATAAAGAAGCAAAAGTGAATGCTACCGCTGATAATTCTGACGATAATGTATCCGAAAATAGTGCTTTACATGACTTGGCTAGTTCAGAAACTTTGTGTGAATTGGACATTCCAGAGTCGGAATTGCATAGGTATATAAGGTCTCCAGAAGAAGTGGCTGAGATTGAAAAGATCAAGGTTGAGCTAGAAAGCGAGGAAGAAGCAGGTGAAAATGATGAAGATACTGTAAATGAAACGAATCCATCCGTGATTGGGGAGAGTGCATCTGATATTCAAATATCTTACCAATCCACTGAAGCAATCCAAGAAGTGGGGGCAATTGAAAAACAATTGGATAAACAGGTGAAAAGTCCCGGTAGAAATTTACCAAATAAGCATACCACTAGAAAACGCAGTGCTCCTGACAAGAGTAAAGAACAGTACAATGATGATAAAGATATTGAGAGGCCACCTGGGGGAAGGCCAAAGAAACTTGCTAGGAAAGGGAAGAGTAGACGTGTACCAAATATTAATACCGCAAGAAAACGTAGTGCTCCTGAAAAAAGTACAGAACAGTACAATGATGATAAAGACATTGAGAGGCCACCTGGGGGAAGGCCAAAGAAACTTGCTAGAAAAGGGAATAGTAGACATGTACCAAATATTAATACCGCAAGAAAACGTAGTGCACCTGAAAAAAGCAAAGAACAGTACAATGATGATAAAGACATTGAGAGCCCACCTGGGGGAAGGCCAAAGAAACTTGCTAGGAAAGGGAATAGTAGACATGTACCAAATATTAATACCGCAAGAAAACGTAGTGCACCTGAAAAAAGCAAAGAACAGTACAATGATGATAAAGACATTGAGAGGCCACCTGGAGGAAGGCCAAAGAAACTTGCTAGGAAAGGGAAGAGTAGACATGTACCAAATATTCATACCGCAAGAAAACGTAGTGCTCCTGAAAAAAGTAAAGAACAGTGCAATGATGAAAAAGACATTGAGAGGCCACCTGGGGAAGGCCAAAGAAACTTGCTAGGAAAGGGAAGAGTAGACATGTACCAAATATTCATACCGCAAGAAAACGCAGTGCTCCTGAAAAAAGTAAAGAACATCACACTAATGAAAAACTGA